One genomic region from Campylobacter sp. RM5004 encodes:
- the dapF gene encoding diaminopimelate epimerase: protein MEFHKYYANGNDFIIFKSDNLDSKYLSNLAKNLCNRYSGIGADGLIAIKKEENKEYDFSWGFYNQDGSSASMCGNGARAAAHFAYSNNLAKEKMSFLTGAGIIKANIYNDDFVEIRLTKAKIIHENLVEFGNVFCLIDTGVPHLVTLDGVQNYNEENAKYLREKYDANVNYSTFKDGVLYVRTYERGVGETLACGTGMNACFYYARMLKLVDEKATIYPKSNDICEVSFKDDYLYFKAQVKKIFITTLDC from the coding sequence ATGGAATTTCATAAATACTACGCAAATGGCAATGATTTTATTATTTTTAAAAGTGATAATTTAGACTCAAAATATCTAAGTAATTTAGCTAAAAATTTATGTAATAGATACAGTGGAATAGGTGCTGATGGGCTTATTGCTATTAAAAAAGAAGAAAATAAAGAATATGATTTTTCATGGGGTTTTTATAATCAAGACGGCTCAAGTGCTTCAATGTGTGGAAATGGAGCAAGAGCAGCAGCTCATTTTGCCTACTCAAATAATTTAGCAAAAGAGAAAATGAGTTTTTTAACAGGTGCAGGAATAATAAAAGCAAATATCTATAATGATGATTTTGTAGAAATTAGACTTACTAAAGCTAAGATTATTCATGAAAATTTAGTGGAATTTGGCAATGTGTTTTGTCTAATTGATACAGGTGTGCCACATTTAGTAACCCTTGATGGAGTGCAAAATTACAATGAAGAAAACGCAAAATATTTAAGAGAAAAATATGATGCTAATGTAAATTACTCAACTTTTAAAGATGGGGTTTTATATGTTAGAACTTATGAGCGTGGAGTTGGAGAAACTCTAGCTTGTGGGACTGGAATGAATGCTTGTTTTTATTATGCTAGAATGCTTAAATTAGTTGATGAAAAGGCTACAATTTATCCAAAAAGTAATGATATTTGCGAAGTTAGTTTTAAAGATGATTATTTATATTTCAAAGCACAGGTTAAAAAAATTTTTATCACTACGCTTGATTGTTAG
- the coaE gene encoding dephospho-CoA kinase (Dephospho-CoA kinase (CoaE) performs the final step in coenzyme A biosynthesis.) produces the protein MLRKNKIKKDLKLKNVYVVTSSIACGKSTFLNYARKNGIFCINADEISNIVFRYKSKQIAKKLKICNSDFKFLSLKDKKKLVASIVFKDKILKKKLEKIMHSKIKKEIIKKIKNSKHKIIFVEIPLYFENRNYNFLLNKIVIYCPYDLSLKRLMSRNNLSLDEAKLRLNSQLNIEEKIKHATYLIKNDDNLEDFKENSLKLIKNLKEKHGIS, from the coding sequence TTGCTAAGAAAAAATAAGATAAAAAAAGACCTAAAATTAAAAAATGTTTATGTAGTAACTTCTAGCATTGCGTGTGGAAAATCAACATTTTTAAATTACGCTAGAAAAAATGGTATTTTTTGCATAAATGCTGATGAAATTTCTAATATTGTATTTCGTTACAAATCTAAACAAATTGCTAAAAAATTAAAGATTTGTAATTCCGATTTCAAATTCCTTTCGTTAAAAGATAAAAAAAAGCTTGTAGCTAGTATTGTTTTTAAAGATAAAATTTTAAAGAAAAAATTAGAAAAAATAATGCACTCAAAAATAAAAAAAGAAATCATCAAAAAGATAAAAAACTCAAAACATAAAATTATTTTTGTAGAAATTCCTCTTTATTTTGAAAATAGAAATTATAATTTTTTGCTTAATAAAATCGTTATATATTGCCCTTATGACTTGTCTTTAAAAAGGCTAATGAGTAGAAATAATCTAAGTTTAGATGAAGCAAAACTTAGACTAAATTCTCAGCTAAATATTGAAGAAAAAATAAAACACGCAACTTATCTAATCAAAAACGATGATAATTTAGAAGATTTTAAAGAAAATTCGCTAAAACTTATAAAAAATTTAAAGGAAAAACATGGAATTTCATAA
- the infC gene encoding translation initiation factor IF-3, producing MSKEKDVLLNEEIDLAQVRCIGDDGTQYGIISSDEANALANRLGLDLVLIAKDAKPPVCKIMDYGKFCYQQEKKLKDAKKKQKVVEVKEIKLSVKIAQNDINYKVKHAVEFLKSGKHVRFRVFLKGRELSNPQSGEELLLKIYEEISEIANMDKAPLFEGRYINMLCTPKSAKK from the coding sequence TTGAGTAAAGAAAAAGATGTATTGTTAAATGAAGAAATAGATTTAGCACAGGTAAGATGTATAGGTGATGATGGCACTCAGTATGGGATAATTAGCAGTGATGAAGCAAATGCTCTTGCTAATCGTTTAGGACTTGATTTGGTATTAATCGCAAAAGATGCAAAGCCACCTGTTTGTAAAATTATGGATTACGGTAAGTTTTGTTATCAGCAAGAAAAAAAGCTAAAAGATGCTAAGAAAAAGCAAAAAGTAGTAGAAGTTAAAGAGATAAAACTTTCTGTAAAAATTGCTCAAAATGATATTAATTATAAAGTTAAACATGCGGTTGAGTTTTTAAAATCAGGGAAGCATGTTAGATTTAGAGTGTTTTTAAAGGGTCGTGAATTAAGCAATCCACAATCAGGAGAAGAACTACTTTTAAAAATTTATGAAGAAATTAGCGAAATTGCAAATATGGATAAAGCTCCTTTATTTGAAGGTCGCTATATAAATATGCTTTGCACCCCAAAAAGCGCTAAAAAATAG
- a CDS encoding dUTP diphosphatase, producing the protein MKELSLIDEMLNLQNSLNIATCGNDWTKGFTKENRLIDFARCIYMECAELVDSMPWKHWKSINASWDLENIQIELVDIWHFILSLAIMQNKQIELKNTISDFKFYKTDKNLNEILEYSRELIHFSSAKIVNINDICNTFLHLTCKCDLEFNRLYKIYIGKNVLNKFRQDNGYKDGSYKKLWNGKEDNVILYELLEQDEINYDSLYKNLDDIYKNLKD; encoded by the coding sequence ATGAAAGAACTAAGTTTGATTGATGAAATGCTTAATCTACAAAATAGCTTAAATATAGCTACTTGTGGCAATGATTGGACAAAAGGTTTTACAAAAGAAAATCGCTTAATTGATTTTGCTCGTTGTATTTATATGGAATGTGCTGAGCTTGTTGATTCTATGCCGTGGAAACACTGGAAAAGCATAAATGCTAGTTGGGATTTAGAAAATATTCAAATAGAACTTGTTGATATTTGGCATTTTATTTTAAGTCTTGCTATTATGCAAAATAAACAAATAGAATTAAAAAATACAATTTCCGATTTTAAATTCTACAAAACTGATAAAAATCTAAATGAAATCTTAGAATATTCAAGAGAATTAATACATTTTAGCAGCGCTAAAATTGTTAATATAAACGATATATGCAATACATTTTTACACCTTACTTGCAAATGTGATTTAGAGTTTAACAGACTTTATAAAATCTACATTGGAAAAAATGTTTTAAATAAATTTCGCCAAGATAATGGCTACAAAGATGGAAGTTATAAAAAACTTTGGAATGGTAAAGAAGATAATGTGATTTTATATGAATTATTAGAACAAGATGAAATAAATTATGATAGTTTGTATAAAAATCTTGATGATATTTATAAAAATTTAAAGGATTGA
- the fdh3B gene encoding formate dehydrogenase FDH3 subunit beta gives MARMKFFVDKNRCIGCFACQVACSSGHEVPVGIKRRKVITLNDGIEGKEVSMTIACQHCTDAPCAQVCPVKCFYIREDGIVLHDKKVCIGCGYCLYACPFGAPQFPRDGAFGIKGEMDKCTMCAGGPEETNSEAERELYGQNRISEGRVPICAAVCATNALLVGDESEVSNVYRKRVLTKNANVNLSNMFI, from the coding sequence ATGGCTAGAATGAAGTTTTTTGTAGATAAAAATCGCTGTATTGGTTGTTTTGCTTGTCAAGTTGCATGTTCAAGCGGACACGAAGTTCCTGTTGGAATTAAAAGAAGAAAAGTAATTACCCTAAATGACGGAATTGAAGGCAAAGAAGTATCAATGACTATTGCTTGCCAGCACTGCACAGATGCACCTTGCGCGCAAGTTTGTCCGGTTAAGTGCTTTTATATCCGTGAAGATGGTATTGTATTACATGATAAAAAAGTATGTATAGGCTGTGGATACTGCTTATACGCTTGTCCATTTGGCGCACCACAATTCCCAAGAGATGGTGCATTTGGAATTAAAGGCGAAATGGATAAATGTACAATGTGTGCTGGTGGTCCTGAAGAAACTAACAGCGAAGCTGAAAGAGAGCTTTATGGACAAAACCGCATAAGCGAAGGAAGAGTGCCGATTTGTGCTGCTGTATGTGCTACAAACGCACTTTTAGTTGGAGATGAGAGTGAAGTTTCTAACGTTTATAGAAAGCGTGTTTTAACTAAAAACGCAAATGTTAATCTAAGCAATATGTTTATTTAA
- the thrS gene encoding threonine--tRNA ligase: MIMEIIGYYDKDKNIYDTLSTDGVGLEPIYYDDSPMALEIIRHSCAHLLAEAITKLYKNAKFFVGPCVDEGFYYDFKVDEKISEEDLKVIEDKMRELSKKGSPMVKNTMSYEKACEMFKNDELKQAVLSRLSGEISTYSQGEFTDLCRGPHLPHTKMLKNFKLTKLAGAYLGGDEKNEMLVRIYGIAFATKEALKDYLTMIEEAKKRDHRKLGNDLKLFTFSEQIGGGLPLWLKNGARVRSKLEHILYKAHRTRFYEPVRGPELLNSSVWKISGHYDNYKENMYFTRIDEQEYGIKPMNCVGHVFCYKSEGRSYKDLPIKFFEYGMVHRHEMSGALHGLLRVREFTQDDSHIFCMPSQIKGLVKEILDFAKKIMTTFGFEWELEISTKPEKSIGSDEIWEIATTALKEALDEEGIKYGVDEGGGAFYGPKIDIKILDALKRKWQCGTIQVDFNLPERFELEYTDENNEKKRPVMLHRALLGSFERFLGILLEHTAGELPFFIAPIQVMILPVGEKHIEYSKALQKALLELGVDADINEKNDTLGKKIRNAEMMKVPFIAVIGDEEVNNNQIALRDRRAKQQSTLTMEEFLKLIKEKQNEVVF; the protein is encoded by the coding sequence TTGATAATGGAAATAATAGGATATTACGATAAAGACAAAAATATTTATGATACTTTAAGCACTGATGGAGTAGGGCTTGAGCCAATTTATTATGATGATAGCCCAATGGCACTTGAAATCATTCGCCATAGCTGTGCTCACCTTTTAGCAGAAGCTATTACAAAATTATATAAAAATGCTAAGTTTTTCGTAGGACCTTGTGTTGATGAAGGTTTTTATTATGATTTTAAAGTTGATGAAAAAATTAGTGAAGAAGATTTAAAAGTTATTGAAGATAAAATGAGAGAGCTTTCAAAAAAAGGCTCTCCTATGGTAAAAAATACAATGAGCTATGAAAAAGCTTGTGAAATGTTTAAAAACGATGAATTAAAACAAGCAGTATTAAGCCGTCTAAGTGGAGAGATTAGCACTTATTCTCAAGGCGAATTTACTGACCTTTGCCGTGGGCCACATCTTCCACATACAAAAATGCTTAAAAACTTTAAGCTTACAAAATTAGCAGGTGCATATTTAGGTGGCGATGAAAAAAATGAAATGCTAGTTAGAATTTATGGTATTGCATTTGCAACAAAAGAAGCTTTAAAAGATTATTTAACAATGATAGAAGAAGCTAAAAAAAGAGATCATAGAAAACTAGGAAATGATTTAAAATTATTCACATTTAGCGAACAAATAGGCGGTGGCTTACCATTATGGCTTAAAAATGGTGCAAGAGTTAGAAGTAAATTAGAGCATATTTTATATAAAGCTCATAGAACTAGATTTTATGAGCCTGTAAGAGGTCCTGAATTACTTAATTCAAGCGTTTGGAAAATTAGTGGACATTATGATAATTATAAAGAAAATATGTATTTTACTAGAATTGATGAGCAAGAATATGGCATTAAGCCAATGAACTGCGTAGGTCATGTGTTTTGCTATAAAAGTGAAGGTAGAAGTTATAAAGATTTACCTATTAAGTTTTTTGAATACGGAATGGTTCATCGCCACGAAATGAGTGGGGCTTTACATGGGCTTTTAAGAGTTCGTGAATTTACTCAAGATGATAGCCATATTTTCTGTATGCCAAGTCAAATAAAAGGCTTAGTAAAAGAGATTTTAGATTTTGCCAAGAAGATTATGACAACTTTTGGCTTTGAATGGGAACTAGAAATCTCAACAAAACCAGAAAAATCAATCGGAAGCGATGAGATTTGGGAAATCGCTACAACAGCGTTAAAAGAAGCTTTAGATGAAGAAGGTATAAAATATGGTGTTGATGAAGGTGGTGGAGCATTCTATGGTCCAAAAATTGATATAAAAATACTAGATGCGTTAAAAAGAAAATGGCAATGCGGGACTATTCAAGTAGATTTTAACTTGCCAGAAAGATTTGAGCTTGAATATACAGATGAAAACAATGAGAAAAAACGCCCTGTAATGCTACATCGTGCATTGCTTGGAAGTTTTGAAAGATTTTTAGGAATATTGCTTGAGCACACTGCAGGAGAATTGCCATTCTTTATAGCACCTATTCAAGTGATGATTTTACCAGTTGGAGAAAAACACATTGAGTATTCAAAAGCATTACAAAAGGCATTATTAGAGCTAGGAGTTGATGCAGATATTAACGAAAAAAATGATACCTTAGGTAAAAAAATAAGAAATGCAGAAATGATGAAAGTGCCATTTATTGCAGTAATCGGTGATGAAGAAGTAAATAACAATCAAATAGCTTTAAGAGATAGAAGAGCTAAACAACAATCAACACTAACAATGGAGGAATTTTTGAAACTAATTAAAGAAAAACAAAACGAGGTAGTATTTTGA
- a CDS encoding Tat pathway signal protein, with the protein MENKRRAFLKKALSAGAIGAVASVSLNAAVSTENNTSGVVAGRAKKKEVLYKKTLHWEKFYKIAY; encoded by the coding sequence TTGGAAAACAAAAGAAGAGCGTTTCTTAAAAAGGCTCTAAGCGCTGGTGCCATTGGTGCTGTTGCTAGTGTTAGTTTAAACGCTGCAGTAAGCACTGAAAACAACACCTCAGGCGTAGTAGCTGGACGTGCAAAGAAAAAAGAAGTGTTATACAAAAAAACCCTTCACTGGGAAAAATTTTACAAAATTGCATATTAA
- a CDS encoding molybdopterin-dependent oxidoreductase, whose protein sequence is MRKSISRRSFLKLTAMAGATTSAFGATTATVKADENVKMPYEGSKIVRTVCTICSSGCGIEAEVHNGVWVRQHNAIDHPHSLGSHCCKGIDQIDLTKSKCRVKFPLKRVNGKWERISWEQAVNEIGDKMLEIKKESGPDSVMFLGSAKFNNQQAYYFRKFAAFWGTNSIDHVARIUHSATVAGVANTWGYGAMTNHFGDVVGNTKCMIMFGANTAVANPIGYKHILQAKDRNNAPLIVVDPVFTRSAAHADIYVRIRPGTDIAFVYGMLNIIFENGWEDKELIKDRTYGVDLIREEAKKYTPSEVADICGCSEEILHQVTKLFATTKPATLFWSLGITQHSVGSSNTRILAILQLVLGNIGKPGGGTNIIRGHDNVQGATDMGCLADTLPAYYGLAEGAWKHFCNVWGVKYEDMQKRFVDDSANGGKKWMHEKGFSLSRWWQGVKGVTPYGSDTTHSNAPVRVLWVQGTGITSMAHTVKIQEALKKLDLIVVAEPFVNEVAVLADRPDGIYILPATTQFETEGYVTATNRSMQWRSQVIKPIYESKEDHEIMFMFAKKFGFYTEYTRGMKLELQDHKLVQVIPDDQDAKWPDDATREMSNGLLSIGLRGISAERLRKHQANWANFDPNTLEGLGGEVKGEYYGLPWPVWDKQHPGTPILWNPNVPYERGGMGFRNRFGLEHNGVSQLADSNFTPVGSKVKGGFPQIDKNNIEKVFGIKLSDKEKELMGGSWSTDISGIILEKCREKSACCLGNARARTIVWEFSDPIPKHREPIHSPRWDLVQKYPSFDDQTTPNFRVTTMYKSEQQRQDWSKDFPVIISSMRLVNLSGAGMLERTSKYLADITPEMFANVHPELAMKHNIGDGEMMWIHSPQGTKIKVKCVHNRSVTPDRICLPYNFSGVLQGVDLSHNYPEGTKPYAIGEMSNTVTNYGFDPNTQISEYNAGLCRIERA, encoded by the coding sequence ATGCGTAAAAGTATAAGCAGAAGAAGCTTTTTAAAGCTGACTGCTATGGCTGGTGCAACTACTAGCGCATTCGGTGCTACTACTGCTACCGTTAAGGCTGATGAAAATGTAAAAATGCCTTACGAAGGAAGCAAAATAGTAAGAACTGTTTGTACAATTTGTAGTTCAGGCTGTGGTATTGAAGCTGAAGTTCATAACGGCGTATGGGTAAGACAACATAATGCAATAGACCATCCACATTCTTTAGGAAGTCATTGCTGTAAGGGAATTGATCAAATTGATTTAACTAAATCAAAATGTCGTGTTAAATTTCCACTAAAAAGAGTTAATGGTAAATGGGAAAGAATTAGCTGGGAACAAGCTGTAAATGAAATCGGCGATAAAATGCTTGAAATCAAAAAAGAAAGTGGTCCTGATAGCGTAATGTTCTTAGGCTCAGCGAAATTTAACAACCAACAAGCTTATTATTTTAGAAAATTTGCAGCATTTTGGGGAACTAACTCAATAGATCACGTTGCTAGAATTTGACACAGCGCAACAGTAGCCGGTGTGGCTAATACTTGGGGATATGGCGCTATGACAAATCACTTTGGTGACGTTGTAGGTAATACAAAATGTATGATTATGTTTGGTGCAAATACAGCGGTAGCAAACCCTATTGGATATAAGCATATTTTACAAGCAAAAGATAGAAATAATGCTCCACTAATCGTAGTAGACCCTGTATTTACAAGAAGTGCAGCTCACGCTGATATTTATGTAAGAATTCGTCCTGGAACTGATATAGCTTTCGTATATGGAATGCTAAATATCATTTTTGAAAATGGTTGGGAAGATAAAGAATTAATTAAAGATAGAACTTATGGTGTAGATTTAATCCGTGAAGAAGCGAAAAAATATACTCCTAGCGAAGTTGCTGACATTTGTGGATGTAGCGAAGAAATTTTACATCAAGTAACAAAATTATTTGCAACTACAAAACCAGCTACACTATTCTGGTCGCTTGGTATTACTCAACACTCAGTTGGTAGCTCAAATACTCGTATCTTAGCTATTTTACAATTAGTGTTAGGAAATATCGGTAAGCCTGGTGGTGGAACAAACATTATCCGTGGTCACGACAACGTTCAAGGTGCTACTGATATGGGCTGTTTAGCTGATACACTTCCAGCATATTATGGATTAGCTGAAGGTGCTTGGAAGCATTTTTGTAATGTATGGGGCGTAAAATATGAAGATATGCAAAAACGCTTCGTAGATGATAGTGCAAATGGCGGTAAAAAATGGATGCACGAAAAAGGCTTTAGCTTATCAAGATGGTGGCAAGGCGTTAAAGGTGTAACTCCTTATGGAAGCGATACAACACATTCAAATGCTCCTGTTAGAGTTCTTTGGGTTCAAGGAACAGGAATTACTTCAATGGCTCACACTGTTAAAATTCAAGAAGCACTTAAAAAACTTGATTTAATAGTAGTAGCTGAACCATTTGTAAATGAGGTTGCTGTTTTAGCAGATCGTCCTGATGGTATTTATATACTTCCTGCGACAACTCAATTTGAAACAGAAGGTTATGTAACCGCAACAAACCGCTCAATGCAATGGAGAAGCCAAGTTATTAAGCCTATTTATGAAAGCAAAGAAGATCATGAAATTATGTTTATGTTTGCTAAGAAATTTGGTTTTTATACAGAATATACTCGTGGTATGAAACTAGAGCTTCAAGACCATAAGTTAGTTCAAGTAATCCCTGATGATCAAGATGCTAAATGGCCTGATGATGCAACAAGAGAGATGAGTAACGGACTTTTATCAATAGGTCTTCGTGGAATTAGCGCAGAAAGACTAAGAAAACATCAAGCAAACTGGGCAAACTTTGACCCTAATACGCTAGAAGGATTAGGTGGCGAAGTAAAAGGTGAATATTACGGACTTCCATGGCCTGTATGGGATAAACAACACCCAGGAACTCCAATTTTATGGAACCCAAATGTGCCTTATGAAAGAGGTGGAATGGGCTTTAGAAATAGATTTGGACTTGAGCATAATGGCGTTAGTCAATTAGCAGATAGTAACTTTACTCCTGTTGGTTCTAAAGTTAAGGGAGGTTTCCCACAAATTGATAAAAATAATATAGAAAAAGTTTTCGGAATCAAATTAAGCGATAAAGAAAAAGAATTAATGGGTGGCTCATGGAGCACTGATATTTCAGGAATTATCCTAGAAAAATGCCGTGAGAAAAGTGCTTGTTGTTTAGGTAATGCAAGAGCTAGAACAATAGTTTGGGAATTTAGCGACCCAATTCCAAAACACAGAGAGCCAATTCACTCACCAAGATGGGATTTAGTTCAAAAATATCCTAGCTTTGATGATCAAACAACTCCAAATTTCCGTGTTACTACAATGTATAAGAGCGAGCAACAAAGACAAGACTGGAGCAAGGACTTCCCTGTTATTATTAGCTCAATGCGTTTAGTGAATTTAAGTGGTGCTGGTATGCTTGAAAGAACAAGTAAATACCTAGCTGATATTACACCTGAAATGTTTGCCAATGTGCATCCTGAACTTGCTATGAAGCATAATATTGGTGATGGTGAAATGATGTGGATACATTCTCCACAAGGCACTAAGATTAAAGTAAAATGCGTGCATAATAGAAGCGTAACTCCTGATAGAATATGCTTACCTTATAACTTCTCGGGTGTTTTACAAGGTGTGGACTTAAGCCATAACTATCCAGAAGGAACAAAGCCTTATGCAATAGGCGAAATGTCAAACACAGTAACAAACTACGGGTTTGACCCAAATACGCAAATTAGCGAATACAACGCTGGACTTTGCAGAATTGAGAGGGCTTAA
- a CDS encoding pyridoxamine 5'-phosphate oxidase family protein: MNELQEFIKTFKSVNISSLSIDNKVLCSYAPIIFKNNEMFIFISEVAKHFANIKNNPNNVEIMFLEDECKAASIFARKRLSYQVNATIVDDRKEELFEALKEVHGNEVEVFKTMLDFHFIKLKIKSGRFVKGFGKAYDIDTFNNLSLVNTPHKTAKN; this comes from the coding sequence ATGAATGAATTACAAGAATTTATAAAAACTTTTAAAAGCGTAAATATCTCAAGTCTTAGCATTGATAATAAAGTCCTTTGCTCTTATGCTCCAATAATTTTTAAAAACAATGAAATGTTTATTTTCATAAGCGAAGTTGCAAAACATTTTGCAAATATTAAAAATAACCCTAACAATGTAGAAATAATGTTCTTAGAAGATGAATGCAAAGCTGCAAGCATATTTGCTAGAAAAAGACTAAGCTATCAAGTTAATGCAACGATAGTTGATGACAGAAAAGAAGAATTATTTGAAGCATTAAAAGAAGTTCATGGAAATGAAGTAGAAGTGTTTAAAACCATGCTAGATTTTCACTTTATAAAGCTTAAAATTAAAAGCGGAAGATTTGTAAAAGGCTTTGGCAAAGCTTATGATATTGATACTTTCAATAATTTAAGTCTAGTAAATACCCCTCATAAAACAGCAAAAAATTAA
- a CDS encoding choline/carnitine O-acyltransferase → MKKLNIPSLEITKANFIKHAKAYDDFNEDLCDKFFANDAIVLQEKLLEYDELMQSSYLERNWTKSYLSTRAPLAIASNFCFKLPKQYDLNDFICTFSNLIIAYEEGKLEYKTARGDEIFPRQFDILKGGARIPKPLSDEFRLNYKNTRFFSVLHNNNLYKVDICKNTGLKNNFKDITKPISFAHLSLLNSDDAAKLYQKYEDYNPFFEVIENSRFNICIINKDFNSINEEVHYMQYHAPCYHYKTLNFIYNEKNKNIYINAEHSFLDGGTIAYILEYIDTNLISPNELKEPYFVEQYFDDEYIKSIQEGLKAYNNLSFNANFSFDLAKDFGFSKDFILQAAIVNASKNAYKKYVCQYEAVDMRDYDYGRTECVRAISLELQAALKSFNKDDFVKANNEHKTRIKDCKKACGIDRHLLGLKTLIPCIENKYAKEFFNSKMYKNTCETIVSTSSLGKSNFVDVFYFHPVCENGIGVSYAYYEGKCYFTLTYFDEKILNGFKDGLAEFFDKFNNL, encoded by the coding sequence ATGAAAAAGTTAAATATTCCTAGCCTTGAGATTACCAAGGCTAATTTTATTAAGCACGCTAAAGCTTATGATGATTTTAATGAAGATTTATGCGATAAGTTTTTTGCAAATGATGCTATTGTTTTACAAGAAAAATTACTTGAATACGATGAATTAATGCAAAGCTCTTATCTTGAACGCAACTGGACTAAATCATATCTTAGCACTAGAGCGCCGCTTGCAATTGCAAGTAATTTTTGCTTTAAATTACCTAAACAATATGATTTAAATGATTTTATTTGCACATTTTCAAATCTAATAATAGCTTATGAAGAAGGTAAATTAGAGTATAAAACAGCTCGTGGAGATGAGATTTTTCCTAGACAATTTGATATTTTAAAAGGTGGAGCTAGAATTCCTAAGCCTTTAAGTGATGAATTTAGGCTAAATTATAAAAATACAAGATTTTTTAGCGTTCTTCATAATAATAATTTATACAAGGTAGATATTTGCAAAAATACAGGACTTAAAAATAATTTTAAAGATATTACAAAACCTATAAGTTTTGCTCATCTTAGTTTATTAAATAGTGATGATGCTGCAAAGCTTTATCAAAAATACGAAGATTATAATCCATTTTTTGAAGTGATAGAAAACTCAAGATTTAATATTTGTATTATCAATAAAGACTTTAATAGCATTAACGAAGAAGTTCATTATATGCAATATCACGCACCTTGCTATCATTATAAAACTCTTAATTTTATTTATAATGAAAAAAACAAGAATATTTATATAAATGCCGAACATAGTTTCTTAGATGGTGGCACAATTGCATATATTTTAGAATATATTGATACAAATCTAATAAGTCCAAATGAATTAAAAGAGCCTTATTTTGTGGAGCAATATTTTGATGATGAATATATAAAAAGCATTCAAGAAGGCTTAAAAGCTTATAACAATTTAAGCTTTAATGCTAATTTTAGCTTTGATTTAGCAAAGGATTTTGGCTTTTCAAAAGATTTTATTTTGCAAGCTGCAATTGTAAATGCAAGCAAAAATGCTTATAAAAAATACGTATGTCAATACGAAGCTGTTGATATGAGAGATTATGATTATGGTAGGACTGAGTGCGTAAGAGCTATTAGCCTTGAACTACAAGCTGCTTTAAAAAGCTTTAATAAAGATGATTTTGTTAAGGCAAATAATGAGCATAAAACTCGCATAAAAGACTGCAAAAAAGCTTGCGGAATTGATAGACATTTATTAGGATTAAAAACTCTCATTCCTTGCATTGAAAACAAATACGCAAAAGAATTTTTTAATTCTAAAATGTATAAAAATACTTGCGAAACCATTGTTTCAACAAGCTCATTAGGTAAATCAAACTTCGTTGATGTTTTTTATTTTCATCCTGTTTGTGAAAATGGAATAGGCGTTTCTTATGCTTATTATGAAGGCAAATGCTATTTCACGCTTACATATTTTGATGAAAAGATTTTAAATGGCTTTAAGGACGGCTTAGCTGAGTTTTTTGATAAATTTAATAATCTATAA